A single window of Archangium gephyra DNA harbors:
- a CDS encoding peptidase domain-containing ABC transporter, whose translation MTTEQTPSEHKPGLLERFPALKRLQERLKTLPEVRQLSVADCGAACLAMVLGYHGREMSLDEVRAVTGIGRDGISARILLEAGRRLGLRGRAVSIDLDRLEHLQTGNILHWDFNHYVVFERLVRGQVQIVDPSQGRRLVSLEGFSRHFTGVVLLFEPGEDFQRLVTPRAGAFRYLLPLLRQSDTLKRIVVLSATLQLFALAVPMLMGMVVDRVVPRGDYHLLGVLALSLSGLVLFHLIASLLRGHLLLEMRTRLDSGMTLGFLDHLVDLAFSFFQLRPSGDLMMRVGMQSKVREVLSSTVISTMLDGTLVLLYFVLLFLVSPWIGLVVVGLSFIQVLVFLVTRERRRSLLSQSLELDAKNQSYQIAMLSGMQTLKSFGAERRAVESYSHLYVDVMNVTLERGRLGLWVESLTSMLRLASPLVLLVVGAYQVLEGRLSLGEMLSLNALAGAMLVPLANLIAVGGEFQLLGSYLERINEVLDAPPEQPRDKAGLPVKLEGSIELEKVSFRYGPSSPLVVQDVSLKIEPGQMIAIVGRSGAGKSTLANLLLGLYLPTSGRVAYDGLELTNLDLRSLRSQMGIVLQDPSFFGSSLRDNIALAEPELPLERVIEASKLACIHDDIVAMPMQYDTLLVDRGSALSGGQRQRLALARALVHRPAVLLLDEATSALDAITESLVQQALASLKCTRVVIAHRLSTIRRADVIVVMDAGRVVETGSHEELVARGGYYAKLVNAQMDQPAPRARAG comes from the coding sequence ATGACGACTGAGCAGACGCCCTCCGAGCACAAGCCCGGGTTGCTGGAGCGCTTTCCCGCGCTCAAGCGGCTCCAGGAGCGGCTGAAGACCCTGCCCGAGGTGCGGCAGCTGTCGGTGGCGGACTGCGGCGCCGCGTGCCTGGCCATGGTGCTCGGCTACCACGGCCGGGAGATGAGCCTGGACGAGGTGCGCGCGGTGACCGGTATCGGGCGTGACGGCATCTCCGCGCGCATCCTGCTCGAGGCGGGGCGCCGCCTGGGGCTCCGGGGCCGGGCCGTCTCCATCGACCTGGATCGGCTCGAGCACCTGCAGACCGGCAACATCCTCCATTGGGACTTCAACCACTACGTCGTCTTCGAGCGGCTCGTCCGAGGCCAGGTACAGATCGTCGATCCCTCCCAGGGACGGCGGCTCGTGTCCCTGGAGGGCTTCAGCCGGCACTTCACCGGCGTGGTGCTCCTCTTCGAGCCGGGCGAGGACTTCCAGCGGCTCGTCACGCCTCGCGCCGGAGCCTTCCGCTACCTGCTGCCGCTGCTGCGCCAGTCCGACACGCTCAAGCGCATCGTGGTGCTGTCGGCCACCCTCCAGCTCTTCGCGCTCGCCGTCCCCATGCTCATGGGCATGGTCGTGGACCGCGTGGTGCCTCGGGGCGACTACCACCTGCTCGGGGTGCTGGCGCTGTCGCTCTCCGGGCTCGTCCTGTTCCACCTCATCGCCTCGCTGCTGCGCGGCCACCTGCTCCTGGAGATGCGCACCCGCCTCGACTCGGGCATGACGCTGGGCTTCCTGGACCACCTGGTGGATCTGGCCTTCTCCTTCTTCCAGCTCCGCCCGTCCGGCGACCTGATGATGCGCGTGGGCATGCAGTCCAAGGTGCGGGAGGTCCTCTCCTCCACGGTCATCTCCACGATGCTCGATGGCACCCTGGTGCTGCTCTACTTCGTGCTGCTCTTCCTCGTTAGCCCGTGGATAGGACTGGTGGTGGTGGGGCTGAGCTTCATCCAGGTGCTCGTCTTCCTGGTGACGCGGGAGCGGCGGCGCAGCCTGCTGTCCCAGAGCCTGGAGCTGGATGCGAAGAACCAGAGCTACCAGATCGCCATGCTCAGTGGCATGCAGACGCTCAAGTCCTTCGGCGCCGAGCGGCGGGCGGTGGAGTCCTATTCGCACCTCTACGTGGACGTGATGAACGTCACGCTGGAGCGGGGACGGCTGGGTCTCTGGGTGGAGTCGCTCACGAGCATGCTGCGGCTGGCCTCGCCGCTGGTGCTGCTGGTGGTGGGGGCCTATCAGGTGCTCGAGGGGCGGCTGTCCCTGGGCGAGATGCTGAGCCTCAACGCGCTGGCGGGCGCCATGCTGGTGCCCCTGGCGAACCTGATCGCCGTCGGTGGCGAGTTCCAGCTCCTGGGCAGCTACCTGGAGCGCATCAACGAGGTGCTGGACGCGCCGCCCGAGCAGCCGCGGGACAAGGCGGGCCTGCCGGTGAAGCTCGAGGGCTCCATCGAGCTGGAGAAGGTGTCGTTCCGCTACGGCCCCTCCTCGCCCCTGGTGGTCCAGGACGTGTCGCTGAAGATCGAACCGGGGCAGATGATCGCCATCGTGGGACGCTCGGGCGCCGGGAAGTCGACGCTGGCCAACCTGCTGCTCGGGCTCTACCTGCCCACCTCGGGCCGCGTCGCCTATGACGGCCTGGAGCTGACGAACCTGGATCTGCGCTCGCTCCGCTCACAGATGGGGATCGTCCTGCAGGATCCGTCCTTCTTCGGCTCGTCGCTGCGGGACAACATCGCCCTGGCGGAACCCGAGCTGCCGCTGGAGCGGGTGATCGAGGCCTCGAAGCTGGCCTGCATCCACGACGACATCGTGGCCATGCCCATGCAGTACGACACGCTGCTGGTGGATCGCGGCTCGGCCCTGTCCGGAGGCCAGCGGCAACGGCTGGCCCTGGCGCGAGCCCTGGTGCACCGGCCCGCGGTCCTGCTGTTGGATGAGGCGACGAGCGCGCTGGATGCCATCACCGAGTCCCTGGTCCAGCAGGCCCTGGCGAGCCTCAAGTGCACGCGCGTCGTCATCGCCCACCGGTTGAGCACCATCCGCCGGGCGGACGTCATCGTCGTCATGGACGCGGGACGCGTGGTGGAGACGGGCTCCCACGAGGAGCTGGTGGCGCGCGGCGGGTATTACGCGAAGCTCGTCAACGCGCAGATGGATCAGCCCGCGCCCAGGGCCCGGGCCGGGTAG